A region from the Gossypium hirsutum isolate 1008001.06 chromosome A08, Gossypium_hirsutum_v2.1, whole genome shotgun sequence genome encodes:
- the LOC107895664 gene encoding transcription factor MYB61, with protein MGRHSCCYKQKLRKGLWSPEEDEKLLRHITKYGHGCWSSVPKQAGLQRCGKSCRLRWINYLRPDLKRGTFSQEEENLIVELHAVLGNRWSQIAAQLPGRTDNEIKNLWNSCLKKKLRQRGIDPVTHKPLSEVENGEDKNKSQHTNSLDMLSGASSELKLNTDNLKPGTTLYEQRPTSSITAPAPGYQLEMEGCSSSNNLMTSTTRKDLFLDRFASTATTTNSQPCDFMPHFPVQQLSYASTNPRLSPWFSQSEFSSISMSTLLPPLTTSPFLSSPIGFNPSVTLPSHTPSMPSFTVNNSYTWGMADCSTSEKEEAPIHLMETQPDEMKWPEYLNNPLLMAAALQNQAPQSSLYNIEIKSETHCSTNTKSLSNSMWPQNQQPQQQQEGLQNSDMCAKDIQRLTTAYGHI; from the exons ATGGGGAGGCACTCCTGCTGTTACAAGCAGAAGCTAAGGAAAGGTCTTTGGTCCCCTGAAGAAGATGAGAAGCTGTTGAGGCATATTACAAAGTACGGCCATGGTTGCTGGAGCTCTGTCCCTAAACAAGCTG GCCTGCAGAGATGTGGAAAGAGCTGCAGATTAAGGTGGATTAATTACTTAAGGCCTGATTTAAAGAGAGGCACATTCTCACAAGAAGAAGAGAATCTCATAGTCGAACTTCATGCAGTTTTGGGGAATcg GTGGTCCCAAATAGCAGCGCAATTGCCAGGAAGAACCGACAATGAAATTAAAAATCTATGGAACTCTTGCTTGAAGAAGAAGCTTAGGCAGAGAGGCATTGACCCTGTCACTCACAAGCCACTCTCTGAGGTTGAAAATGGAGAAGACAAAAACAAGAGTCAACACACAAACAGCCTGGACATGCTTTCCGGGGCATCTAGTGAATTGAAGCTCAACACCGACAACCTTAAACCTGGAACAACTTTATATGAACAAAGACCAACGTCATCAATTACTGCACCAGCACCAGGTTATCAGTTGGAAATGGAAGGCTGTTCCAGCTCCAACAATCTGATGACATCAACAACCCGCAAAGACTTGTTCCTTGATAGATTCGCAAGCACAGCCACCACTACCAACAGCCAGCCTTGTGATTTCATGCCTCATTTTCCGGTTCAGCAATTGAGCTACGCATCAACCAACCCAAGGCTCTCACCCTGGTTCTCCCAGTCTGAGTTTTCTTCAATTTCCATGTCTACACTTCTCCCACCATTGACAACCTCACCATTCCTTTCCTCTCCTATAGGATTCAACCCTTCTGTCACACTTCCCTCTCACACTCCTTCAATGCCTTCCTTTACTGTTAACAACAGTTACACTTGGGGAATGGCAGATTGCAGCACATCAGAGAAAGAAGAAGCTCCAATCCATCTAATGGAAACCCAACCCGACGAAATGAAATGGCCGGAGTATCTCAATAACCCATTATTAATGGCGGCTGCTTTGCAAAATCAAGCACCACAATCCAGCTTATACAATATCGAGATAAAATCGGAAACACATTGCTCAACGAATACTAAGAGTTTATCAAACAGTATGTGGCCTCAAAATCAACAGCCGCAGCAGCAACAAGAAGGTTTACAAAATTCCGATATGTGCGCTAAGGATATCCAGAGACTTACGACAGCTTATGGACATATTTAG